The Pseudothermotoga sp. region AAAACCTGAGCGAGCGATAAAAACGCTCCACTTTTTATTTCTTCTTTCTCAAGTTTTTCGGCAAAATTGAAGAAAGATTCTCTATCGAGTAAAACTATTTTCTCTCCGAACGCTTGGCAAGCTTCCTCCATCCAGTACAAATGCTCTTTGCTCACGAACTTCTTCCAAGCTTGCAGTAATTGCTCGTCATCCTCGGCCAATATTAGATCTCTGAATTCAACGAAGGTCAGATTGTTCAGCGCAGGATTATCCTTGTTCTCAATCACCAACTGTTTCGCTTTTTCCAATTGACCACACAGCGCGTATGCTGCCACAATCGCCCTCAAACTTCGCTCTTCTATTCCAATCTGCCTCTCGATGGTTCTTTCTTTTTCGAGATCTTCTAAAGCTTCGTGTAACTGTTTGTTGTACGTATGGTACTGTGATTCAACAAAATAAGTGTAAGCTTCGGTTGCAGCATTACCAGTCATCATCGCCAAATGCCTCAATCTGTGCATGACTTGAAACATCTTTCCGACTTCAGCTTTGTATAGGCTCGTCCACATAAGATTGCTGAGAGCATTCATTGCAAGATCTTGAGAACCGATTTTGTTCGCTATTTCAACAACTTGTTCGAACAACCGCTGAGCTTCAGGAGTGGCTGTCAAACGTGTTCCAAGTAGAAGGAGCACCTCTGCAAGAACATCGTAAAAAGATCCAGTTTCAGCAAGAGTTTTCGCGTTGTTTAGTATTTCTAAAGCCTGGATTGAATCGATACCCCTGATGTGCGCGAGCAACATCAAAGCAGAAGCTTTCAACTTCTTGTGCAATGGTGAATCCCCCAGACTCGAAACTAATATCGAAAGCTCTTTCACAAGTTTTTGCTCTACTCTTTCGCCAGTCCTGAGTTTTCTCCTGATCATGTACGATATTCTGAACAATCGAGAATAAACAGTTTTACCATCAAAATCGATTTGACCTTCCAATTTGATCGCTTCACTCAATTCACCTGCCAAGACTAAAGCAGCATATCTGAAGAAGACGAATCGTTTATCTCCACTCAACATCTCAGCAAAACTTTTGAGGCGTTTCGCTTCTCCCTTAATGGCTAAGGCTTTGAAATTCAAACTGACCCAAGCATAGCTGACCCTATCTCTTGTCAGTTCTTTTGCGCGTGAAAGATAATCGATGGCTGCGGATATATCACCGTACGAAGAGATCTCCCGCCTTGCAGCCAAAAGATACAGCGCCGCAGCGGATGCAGTTTTACCAAGCATCCTCAAATGCCAAGCTCTTTTCTCTTGGCTTGAAATCTTCATCGACATAAACTGGTGTGTTCTTTCCCTGATCGACTTTTCCACATTTTCATACAACGAATGCCAGATCTCTGGAAGTGTGAATCTGAAACGATCGTTCTCAAAGTAAATCAAGCCATCCCTCATCATTTGCCGCAACGACTCGCTGAAAGATTTCGAATCCGAGGCAAGCGATTCACCGAGTACTTTAACCTCTTCGAGTGTGAATTTTTCTCCACAGAGTGCCAGCAAAGCTGCGGATGATTTTTTGTATTTTTCGACAGAAAGATCGAGAATCTGGTCCAAATTGGGTGGAAGCATCGATTCATTCACGTAGAGACGATTCTCAACGATGCTCAACCTGTTCTCTTTTGCAAGGATTTTGATCACTTCCACGATCTTTCCCGCCAAACCTTGAGTCACAGTGTGCAACCAATTCAGAAATTCGATAGGTATGCTCTTCTCATCGATGGCCAAAGATTGTGAAACCAATCTAGATGTCTCTTTAAAGTTCAGCGCCGTGAGTTCCAACTTGGCATCGATTGGTAAATCAACATCGCTGTGTAGACAAGATAGAAGGAGAATATGCCCCTTTGGGTATACGTATTCGCTCAGATTTTTTATGAGGGTCTTCAAACTCGCTTGAAGTTCGTGAGCATCGTCTACAATTAAAGCAATGGTTTCCATCTTGTTCAAAATCTTAGCCACTGTGAGGATCACTTCGTCGGACGTTAACTCTTTTGATGCCATGAATTTATCTATATTCATTTTTGTCTCTTCATCCAAAGATGAATAAATTTCATCACTGAGTAATTGAACCAAGTCCGTGACTAAGATCTCTACACTCGTGAGCCACACGCTTGGAATACCCATATGTCTCAGTCTATCTGCTACGGTGCTCAGCAGAGTGGTTTTCCCACTTCTCTGGGGCCCATAGACCAAAATGGTGTTGAGTTTAGGCTTTCTTTCATCGACGAGTTGAAGAATCCTTTCCTCTTGTTCACGGGCGAGTACAACGGGTCTGATCCTGACACGCTCGGTGAGCCCGTTGAGAAGATTGGTCGTCATCACGAAATGCAGTTTTCTTTCGGAAGGATCTTCTTGAACGAACTTGGTCACGATATCTGCGACGGATTCACTCTTAGAGAGTGAAAGGATCATCCTGCCAAACACGTAAGCTGTTGAAGCAACATTTGCAACACCATAGCGAGCGAATTCTGGAGCTACAAAAACTGACGAATCTTCAGGCAATTGTTTTGGATTGCGCCAGCACGGTGGCAACATGTAGTAGTCTTCTTTCTTCAGAAAGTCTTGTAAGCTTAGAACAGGTATCACGATCCCGTGGTGCACGAATTCTCTCAGTAGTCTCAACAAAAACTTGGCGAACTCTTCTTTTTCATTAGGATCTGTGAGATTCACTTGTTCTCCTCCGTAGTAAGCAAAGTACACCTGTGGTAATTCAGATCTGAAATCCGAGCCTTCGATCGGTACCACCGCAGGATGTTTCAACCTTGAAAGCTTCGCCAGAAAGTCCGCAAGCTCTTCTTTTCTGTCCCCCACAGCTTCCTTCTTTATGACTTTCAATCTTTTATAAACATCGTCAG contains the following coding sequences:
- a CDS encoding diguanylate cyclase; this encodes MRLVRFLRQTYSGDEFLVVADDVYKRLKVIKKEAVGDRKEELADFLAKLSRLKHPAVVPIEGSDFRSELPQVYFAYYGGEQVNLTDPNEKEEFAKFLLRLLREFVHHGIVIPVLSLQDFLKKEDYYMLPPCWRNPKQLPEDSSVFVAPEFARYGVANVASTAYVFGRMILSLSKSESVADIVTKFVQEDPSERKLHFVMTTNLLNGLTERVRIRPVVLAREQEERILQLVDERKPKLNTILVYGPQRSGKTTLLSTVADRLRHMGIPSVWLTSVEILVTDLVQLLSDEIYSSLDEETKMNIDKFMASKELTSDEVILTVAKILNKMETIALIVDDAHELQASLKTLIKNLSEYVYPKGHILLLSCLHSDVDLPIDAKLELTALNFKETSRLVSQSLAIDEKSIPIEFLNWLHTVTQGLAGKIVEVIKILAKENRLSIVENRLYVNESMLPPNLDQILDLSVEKYKKSSAALLALCGEKFTLEEVKVLGESLASDSKSFSESLRQMMRDGLIYFENDRFRFTLPEIWHSLYENVEKSIRERTHQFMSMKISSQEKRAWHLRMLGKTASAAALYLLAARREISSYGDISAAIDYLSRAKELTRDRVSYAWVSLNFKALAIKGEAKRLKSFAEMLSGDKRFVFFRYAALVLAGELSEAIKLEGQIDFDGKTVYSRLFRISYMIRRKLRTGERVEQKLVKELSILVSSLGDSPLHKKLKASALMLLAHIRGIDSIQALEILNNAKTLAETGSFYDVLAEVLLLLGTRLTATPEAQRLFEQVVEIANKIGSQDLAMNALSNLMWTSLYKAEVGKMFQVMHRLRHLAMMTGNAATEAYTYFVESQYHTYNKQLHEALEDLEKERTIERQIGIEERSLRAIVAAYALCGQLEKAKQLVIENKDNPALNNLTFVEFRDLILAEDDEQLLQAWKKFVSKEHLYWMEEACQAFGEKIVLLDRESFFNFAEKLEKEEIKSGAFLSLAQVFEGMALAYKALKEDLMALNYAERAITIYRTHGFDSAANWLENKLGMSSQLTKLMRLIQVATVSEEESKNIIKDLQVIASNFIDAYAVSQYALDTLKVVDPQDELKSILDFLLSRMMNMLPVSSASLALLDGSGRVVEVCSFNVSSVPKKPVLSYEPFEVHRIAQLPYNYKLSIYLANKSLYVSKAYGESLMRIVLNLQEVSVHILKNAIFYRRSITDPLTGLYTRWYFMHRLREEFERVKRYGGNFSVVMADIDDFKKINDTYGHKIGDEVLKFISSLMKSYTRVTDIIGRYGGEEFIIILPNTDKESAARACQKILYGMVEMNPFEFRVTMSFGVSGYPEDTVFEPDELIVLADKAMYISKERGKACVTVYG